A single window of Streptomyces sp. NBC_00464 DNA harbors:
- a CDS encoding DUF397 domain-containing protein: MTPIYNGMPAADLGSEGWYKPWSGGNGGNCVEAMKLSDGRIAMRQSADPDGPALIYSHREIAAFIQGAKAGQADFLLT; this comes from the coding sequence ATGACCCCCATATACAACGGCATGCCGGCCGCTGATCTCGGCTCCGAGGGCTGGTACAAGCCGTGGAGCGGTGGCAACGGCGGCAACTGCGTCGAGGCGATGAAGCTCTCCGACGGAAGAATCGCCATGCGCCAGTCCGCGGACCCCGACGGCCCGGCCCTCATCTACTCCCACCGCGAGATTGCCGCTTTCATCCAGGGCGCCAAGGCCGGTCAGGCAGACTTCCTTCTGACCTGA